A window of the Lates calcarifer isolate ASB-BC8 unplaced genomic scaffold, TLL_Latcal_v3 _unitig_5294_quiver_1356, whole genome shotgun sequence genome harbors these coding sequences:
- the LOC108874323 gene encoding transcription factor E2F6, whose amino-acid sequence MPPCLDGDLGTISPWGAESSEEEDQWAAGGDDVPAAVEPPGPKPPAVNPPPVWNLSCDQSSFNLVFSLSELQDPGVKKTSEAKSTSLILNQTKEMIRTKKAVRQDMSLGCLTQRFLEMLLTAPDGSLDLRQAMAKLQTRRQRVSDITNILHGISFIEKLSANRVKWIGKSPISWFLCTNREKLQRELENLKLVEDTLDSIIRTCRQQLFNTTNDTENSAMAYVTHEDISRVRAFQDQTLFVVKAPEETKLEVSAPGKMQDRIQVRLRSRSGPIMVQTCDIRTGDGVTRETSGCFVTLAKSRIKMAMQHTAGIRRPVTQEDRDWALQSLSQLGRFTGMGWILSPEAPQTLPVRTFDVSHPI is encoded by the exons ATGCCCCCCTGCCTGGACGGGGACCTGGGCACGATCAGCCCCTGGGGAGCCGAGtcatctgaggaggaggatcagTGGGCTGCAGGTGGAGATGatgttcctgctgctgtggagcCTCCTGGACCAAAACCTCCTGCAGTGAATCCACCACCAG TTTGGAATTTGTCCTGTGACCAGAGCAGCTTTAACTTGGTGTTTTCACTTTCTGAACTCCAGGATCCAGGTGTTAAGAAGACCTCAGAGGCCAAATCAACAAG TTTGATCCTGAATCAGACCAAAGAGATGATCCGGACCAAGAAGGCCGTCAGACAGG acatgTCTCTGGGGTGTCTGACGCAGCGTTTCCTGGAGATGCTGCTGACGGCGCCGGATGGTTCCCTGGACCTCAGGCAGGCGATGGCGAAGCTGCAGACCCGCAGGCAGCGAGTCTCTGACATCACCAACATCCTGCACGGCATCAGCTTCATCGAGAAGCTTTCGGCCAACAGGGTGAAGTGGAT AGGGAAGAGTCCGATCAGCTGGTTCCTGTGCACGAACAGAGAGAAGTtacagagagagctggagaacCTGAAGCTGGTGGAGGACACGCTGGACTCCATCATCAgaacctgcagacagcagcttttcaacACGACCAACGACACGGAAAACTCTG CGATGGCCTACGTGACCCACGAGGACATCAGCCGGGTCAGAGCCTTCCAGGACCAGACGCTGTTTGTTGTCAAAGCTCCGGAGGAAACTAAACTGGAGGTTTCTGCACCCGGAAAG atgcaGGACAGAATCCAGGTCCGTCTGAGGTCGCGGTCCGGTCCCATCATGGTGCAGACCTGTGATATCAGAACAGGAGACGGTGTGACCAGAGAGACGAGCGGCTGCTTCGTGACGCTGGCGAAAAGCCGGATAAAGATGGCCATGCAACACACAG CTGGAATCAGAAGACCTGTGACCCAGGAGGACCGGGACTGGGCTCTGCAGTCTCTGTCTCAGCTCGGACGTTTCACTGGGATGGGATGGATTTTGAGCCCAGAAGCACCTCAG ACTCTTCCCGTCAGGACGTTTGATGTGTCTCATCCAATCTGA
- the LOC108874325 gene encoding uncharacterized protein LOC108874325 has protein sequence MPQCCVPLCLNRSEFKKHMKLSFYRFPCDEKEKKKWLQLIRRENYTPNCHSRVCSWHFADGKAAGPTRFAWSEGMTLQVRDRRKKKPMVPVRAEDEGADSHAAAAQTPSTLSFSQISSDPVKVQYLTGLPDAATVLFLEALLSRFELRYHYDWTVQCVPLVDQLLLTLMRLKLNYRHTDLGIKFNCSKATVVNTFTTIIQALYDILYVGMLENNIPSTAKNQTSLPDCFKPFPSCRIVLNCIKVSVCNRETLAAQGRFDNQSKRRTTLKALVGAAPNGVITFISDLYGESVSDREITADCGILQHLRPGDTVMADEGFAILPEGVSLNVSSSVVGGQFTQNNNRLISQARSRVQRSIQRLKLFSILDHIPFHFKRHMNKILKVCVCLTNLQTPILSDSG, from the exons ATGCCGCAGTGCTGTGTGCCGCTTTGTTTAAACAGATCTGAGTTCAAAAAACATATGAAGCTGTCTTTCTACCGCTTCCCCTGCGacgagaaagagaaaaagaaatggctGCAGTTGATAAG GCGTGAGAACTACACCCCAAATTGCCACTCGAGGGTTTGCAGTTGGCACTTCGCCGATGGTAAAGCTGCCGGACCGACGCGATTCGCATGGAGCGAGGGAATGACTTTACAGGTCAGGGACCGGAGGAAGAAGAAACCAATGGTTCCCGTACGTGCTGAGGACGAGGGTGCAGATAGCcatgctgcagctgcacagaccCCCAGCACTTTATCCTTCAGTCAGATTTCCTCTGATCCTGTTAAAGTCCAGTATCTCACAGGACTACCTGACGCTGCCACTGTCCTGTTTTTGGAGGCGCTTCTTTCCAGATTCGAGCTACGGTATCACTATGATTGGACTGTACAGTGTGTCCCCCTGGTTGATCAACTGCTCCTGACTTTAATGAGACTCAAGCTTAACTACCGCCACACAGACCTTGGAATAAAGTTTAACTGCAGCAAAGCCACCGTAGTGAACACCTTCACCACCATCATCCAAGCGCTGTACGACATCTTGTACGTCGGCATGCTGGAGAACAACATCCCCTCCACAGCCAAGAACCAGACATCACTACCAGACTGCTTCAAACCCTTCCCCAGCTGCAGGATAGTGCTCAACTGCATAAAGGTTTCAGTCTGTAACAGAGAGACACTCGCTGCACAGGGTCGTTTCGACAATCAGAGCAAAAGAAGGACCACTCTGAAGGCTCTGGTCGGTGCCGCTCCCAATGGAGTGATCACCTTCATCAGTGACCTGTACGGTGAAAGCGTCTCAGACAGGGAAATAACAGCCGACTGTGGAATTCTCCAGCACCTACGACCAGGTGACACGGTTATGGCAGACGAGGGCTTCGCAATTCTACCAGAGGGAGTTTCTCTGAACGTCTCGTCCTCCGTCGTCGGCGGACAGTTCACtcagaacaacaacagactcATCTCACAGGCCAGGAGTCGTGTGCAGCGTTCCATTCAGAGGCTGAAGTTGTTCTCCATTTTGGACCACATCCCATTTCACTTCAAAAGACACATGAACAAGAtactgaaagtgtgtgtgtgtctcacaaaTTTACAAACACCTATTCTCAGCGACAGTGGATGA